The region TTCGACGAGCTCAGCGACCACCTCGGCGTCGGCCACGACGAGACCACCGACGACGGCGCCATCACCCTCGAACGCATCGAGTGCAACGCCGCCTGCGACTACGCCCCCGTCGTGATGGTCAACTGGGAGTTCTTCGACAACCAGACGCCCGAGACGGCGACGGCGCTCGCGGACCAGCTCCGGCTCGGGGACGACGTCGTCCCGACCCGTGGTGCCGCGTCCGTGTGCTCGTTCAAGCAGATGAGCCGGGTCCTGGCCGGGTTCCCCGACGGCCGTGCCGACGAGGGCACGGGCGCGGGCGAGCCGACGCTGGCGGGGCTGAAGATCGCCCGCGAGCGCGGCTGGACGGCGCCGGAAGCGCAGGTTGAGCCTGCCGAAACCGGGGTCTCGACAGGCTCGACCAGCGAGGGCTCGACCAGCAAGAGCACTGGGACCGCCGCCGGCCAGACCAGCCCGCCCGTCGGCACGCCCGGCTCGTCGGCCGAGCGCAAGCCGGCGACGTCGTCGGACACCCAGACCGGCAAGGACAAGAAGCCCGGGGAGGACGCGAAGTGAACCTCACACCGGTACTCACGGACACGTGGGACAAGGACCGTTCCTGGCGGCTCGCCACGTACGAGCGCAACGGCGGCTACGCGGGCCTGAAGAAGGCCCTCACCATGGAGCCCGCCGCCCTGGTCCAGGCTGTCAAGGACTCCGGCCTGCGCGGCCGCGGCGGCGCGGGCTTCCCCACGGGCATGAAGTGGGGCTTCCTGCCCCCGCCCGACGGCGGCCCGCGGTACCTGGTCGTCAACGCCGACGAGTCGGAACCGGGTACCTGCAAGGACATCCCGCTGATGCTCGCCAGCCCGCAGCACCTCATCGAGGGCGTGGCGATCACGAGCTTCGCGATCGGCTGCGACCACGCGTTCATCTATGTGCGCGGCGAGGTGCTGCACGTCTACCGGCGGCTGCTGAACGCCGTCGAGGAGGCGTACAAGGCCGGCTACCTGGGCAAGAACATCCAGGGCTCGGGCTTCAACCTTGACGTCACGGTGCACGCCGGCGCGGGCGCCTACATCTGCGGCGAGGAGACGGCGCTGCTCGACTCGCTGGAGGGCCTGCGCGGCCAGCCGCGGCTCAAGCCGCCGTTCCCCGCCGTCGCCGGCCTGTACGCCCGGCCGACCGTGGTCAACAACGTGGAGTCGATCGCCTCGGTCCCCGGGATCGTCGCCCAGGGTGCCGACTGGTTCTCCTCGATGGGCACCGAGAAGTCCAAGGGCCACGGCCTGTTCTCCCTGTCGGGGCACGTCACGCGGCCCGGCCAGTACGAGGCGCCGCTGGGCATCACGCTGCGCGAGCTGCTGGACATGGCGGGCGGCGTCCGGGCGGGGCACGAGCTGAAGTTCTGGACCCCGGGCGGGTCGTCCACGCCGATCTTCACGCAGGACCACCTGGACACCCCGCTCGACTACGAGTCCGTCGGCGCCGCCGGCTCGATGCTCGGCACGCGCGCGCTGCAGATCTTCGACGAGACGGTGTGCGTGGTCCGCGCGACCAGCCGGTGGACCGACTTCTACGCGCACGAGTCGTGCGGCAAGTGCACGCCCTGCCGCGAGGGCACCTACTGGCTCAAGCAGGTGCTGCACCGCATCGAGTCGGGCGAGGGCCAGGACGGCGACCTCGAGCTCCTGCTCGACCTGTGCGACAACATCCTCGGCAAGGCGTTCTGCGCCCTGGGCGACGGCGCCGTCTCGCCGATCACGTCCAGCATCCAGCTCTTCCGGGACGAGTACCAGGCGCACATCGACGGGCACGGCTGCCCGTTCGACCCGAGCGCCTCGGCACTGTTCCCGTACACCCCCAAGACACGGACCCCGGGGGCCCTCACGGGCGCCGGCGCGGGAGGTCACCGATGACCGTCACCACGAACACCTCCTCGACCGAGGCCGCCCCGGTCGAGCTGGTCACCTTCACCATCGACGGCACCGAGGTGAGCGTCCCCAAGGGCACGCTCATCATCCGGGCCGCCGAGCAGGCCGGCATCCAGATCCCGCGGTTCTGCGACCACCCGCTCCTGGCACCCGCCGGCGCGTGCCGGCAGTGCCTCGTCGAGGTCGCGATGCCGGACCGCGAGGGCAACGTGCGGCCCATGCCGAAGCCGCAGGCGTCGTGCACCATGACGGTCGCGCCCGGGATGGTCGTCAAGACGCAGCACACCTCCGCCGCCGCCGACAAGGCGCAGCAGGGGGTCATGGAGCTGCTGCTGATGAACCACCCGCTGGACTGCCCGGTCTGCGACAAGGGCGGCGAGTGCCCCCTGCAGAACCAGGCGATGTCCAACGGCCGGCCCGAGACGCGGTTCGTCGACGTCAAGCGCACCTTCCCCAAGCCGATCGCGCTGTCCACGCAGATCCTGCTGGACCGCGAGCGCTGCGTGCTGTGCCAGCGCTGCACCCGGTTCAGCGAGGAGATCGCGGGCGACGCGTTCATCGCGCTGCAGGACCGTGGCGCGCACCAGCAGATCGGCCGCTACGACGAGGACGTGCTCGGGTTCGCCGGGGCCGAGTCGAGCACCGGACCCGTGGACCGCCCCGTCGGGGAGGCCACTACGGACACGTCCGGTCGGCCGTTCTCGTCCTACTACTCGGGCAACACCGTGCAGATCTGCCCGGTGGGCGCGCTGACCGGCGCGGGCTACCGGTTCCGGTCCCGCCCGTTCGACCTGGTCAGCAGCGAGAGCATCGCCGAGCACGACTCCTGCGGCTCCGCGATCCGCATCGACCACCGCCGCGGCCAGGTGCTGCGCCGGCTGTCGGGCGAGGACCCGGTGGTCAACGAGGAGTGGATCACCGACAAGGACCGCTTCGCGTTCACCTGGCAGACCGCGCCGGACCGCGTCACCACGCCGCTGGTGCGCGAGGACGGCGAGCTGCGCCCCGCCTCCTGGGTCGAGGCCCTGGAGATCGCGGCGGCCGGCCTGGCCGCGGCGCGCGAGCACGGCGGCGTCGGCGTGCTGCCGGGCGGCCGGCTCACCGTCGAGGACGCGTACGCGTGGTCGCGGTTCGCCCGCACGGCGCTCGGCACCAACGACGTGGACCAGCGCGTGCGCGTGCACTCCGCCGAGGAGGCCGCGTTCCTGGCCCGCGCCGTGGCCGGCTCCGGCGTCGGCGTCACGTTCGGCGACCTGGAGAAGGCGCCCGCGGTGCTGCTCGTCGGCCTGGAGGCCGAGGAGGAGGCGGGCATCACGTACCTGCGGCTGCGCAAGGGTGCCCGCGGCAAGGCCCGCACCAAGGTCTTCTCGATCGCCCCCTATGCCACCCGCGGCCTGACCCGTCTCGACGGCACGCTGCTTCCCGCGGCACCCGGCACCGAGGCGGAGTGGCTGACCAGCCTGAGCACCAGCCTGGCCGGCGGCCTGCTCCCGGCCGACGCCCCGTCGTCGGACATCGACACCAGCGCCCTGGCCCAGCCGGGCGCCGTCATCCTCGTGGGCGAGCGCCTCGCGGGCTCGCCCGGCGCGTACACGGCGGCCCTCGGGCTCGCCGACGCCACGGGCGCGCGGCTCGCGTGGGTCCCGCGCCGTGCGGGCGAGCGCGGCGGCGTCGAGGCCGGCCTGCTGCCGGACCTGCTGCCGGGCGGCCGCCCGGTCGCCGACGCCGCGGCCCGGTCCCAGGTGGGCCAGGCCTGGGGCGCCGAGCTCCCGGCGACACCCGGCCGCGACACCGCGGGCATCCTCGCGGCGCTCGCCTCGGGCGCCCTGGGCGGCGCGGTGCTCGGCGGCGTCGAGCTCGCCGACCTGCCCGACCCGGCCGCCGCGCGCTCCGCGCTCGACGCGACGAAGGAGCGGGGCGGGTTCGTGGTGAGTCTGGAGGTGCGGGCCACGGAGGTGACCGAGCGGGCCGACGTCGTGCTCCCGGTCGCGCCGCCCGTGGAGCGCGCCGGCTCGTACTGGAACTGGGAGGGCCGCGTGCGGTCCTTCGGCGCCGCTCTGGAGTCGAGCGCCCTGCCCGACCACCGCGTGCTGCACGTGCTCGCGCAGCAGCTCGGCGTGGACCTGCAGGCGGCGTCGCCCGCCGAGGCCCACCTCGCGATCGCCCTGGTCCGGGGCGCGTGGGAGGGCGAGCAGGTGACGGTGCAGAGCGACGTCCTCGCCGCCCCGCCCACCGTGGGCCCGGGCCAGGCGGTGCTCGCCACCTGGCGGCTCCAGCTCGACGCGGGCAGCGGCCAGGACGGCGAGCAGTTCCTCGCCGGCACGGCCAAGCGGCCGCTGGCCCGGATGTCCACCGCCACGGCGGCCGGCTTCGGGGTGTCCGACGGCGCCGTGGTCACCGTCAGCACGCCGCACGGCTCCGTCACGGTCCCCGCGGCGGTCACCGAGAGCATGGTCGACGGCGTCGTCTGGCTGCCCCTGGCCTCCGCCGGCTGCCGCGTGCACGACGCGCTCGGCGCGTCCGCGGGCGACCTCGTCACCGTCACCCCGGAAGGAGATGCCCGATGAACCCGGTGCTGCTGGCCGAGGCCGCGCCCGGCGTCGCCGCCGACTTCTCGCAGGAGACCATCTGGGCCTCGATCGTGAAGGCCGTGCTGATCGTGGTCTTCCTGCTGACCAGCGTGCTCTTCGCGATCTGGTTCGAGCGCAAGGTCGTGGCGCGCATGCAGGTGCGCCCCGGCCCCAACTGGCACGGGCCGTTCGGCCTGCTCCAGTCGCTCGCGGACGCCATGAAGCTCCTGCTCAAGGAGGACATGACGGTCACGCGGGCCGACCGGTTCGTGTACCTGCTGGCGCCGATGATCTCGGTGTTCTGCTCGCTGCTGGTGTTCGCCGTCATCCCGTTCGGGCCGAGCCTGCCGTTCCCCTGGACCGACTGGACCACCCCGGCGCAGCTCACCGACTTCCCGGTCGCGGTGCTGTACGTGCTGGCCGCGGCGTCGCTCGGCGTCTACGGCATCGTGCTCGGCGGCTGGGCCTCCGGCTCCACCTACCCGCTGCTCGGGTCGGTGCGGTCCACGGCCCAGGTGATCAGCTACGAGCTCGCGATGGGCCTGTCGCTGGTCAGCGTGTTCATCATGGCGGGGTCGATGTCGACCTCGCAGATCGTGTCCAGCCAGTCGCAGATCTGGTGGTTCATCCCGCTGGCGCCGGCCTTCGTGATCTACGTGATCTCGATGGTCGGCGAGACCAACCGCCTGCCGTTCGACCTCCCCGAGGCCGAGGGCGAGCTGGTCTCCGGCTACATGACCGAGTACTCGTCGATGAAGTTCGCCTGGTTCTTCCTGGCGGAGTACATCAACATGCTCAACGTCTCGGCCGTCTGCGTGACCCTCTTCCTCGGCGGCTGGCGGGCCCCGGTGCCCGACGGGTTCCTCGGCGACGCGCTGAACCAGGGCTGGCTGCCCATCATCTGGTTCCTCGTGAAGCTCTGGGCCGTCATGTTCTTCTTCGTGTGGGTGCGCGGCACGCTGCTGCGCCTGCGCTACGACCAGTTCATGGTCTTCGGCTGGAAGGTGCTCATCCCGGTCGCGCTGGGCTGGGTCGTCGTCCTCTCGGTCGTGCAGTGGCTGCAGCGCGTGCAGGGTATGTCCTTCCAGCAGTTCGTCCCGGTGATCATCGGGGTCGCCGTCGTCTTCATCGCGGTCATGTGGTTCTGGCCCGACAAGAAGGAGGCGCCACCGGGCGCCGGCGAGGACAAGGAGCCCGTCGACGCGTTCGCCGGCGGGTTCCCGGTGCCGCCGCTGCCCGGCGAGAAGCTGCCCCCGTCCAAGCGGTTCGGAAAGGAGGTCTCCGGTGAGTAAGTCAGAGTCGGGCGAGTACCAGTCCCTGCGGCCCCAGCCGGGACCCATCGGTGAGCTGTTCGCTCCCGTCGCGGGCTTCGGCGTGACGCTGTCGTCGATGTTCAGGCCCACGGTCACGGAGCAGTACCCCCGCGAGAAGGTGCCGACCCAGCGCCGGTTCCACGGCCGCCACCAGCTCAACCGGTACGCCGACGGGCTGGAGAAGTGCATCGGCTGCGAGCTGTGCGCCTGGGCGTGCCCGGCGGACGCGATCTACGTGGAGGGCGCGTCCAACGCGGCCCTGCCGGAGAACGCCGGCCTCCAGGTCAACGCGGACGACTCGCAGGGCGCGCACATGAGCCCCGGCGAGCGGTACGGCGGCGTCTACCAGATCAACTACCTGCGCTGCATCTTCTGCGGGCTGTGCATCGAGGCGTGCCCCACGCGGGCGCTGACGATGACCAACGACTTCGAGCTGGCCGGCAAGACGCGCGCCGGCATGATCTACGAGAAGCAGGACCTGCTGGCCCCGCTGTCCGAGGGCATGCTCGCGGCGCCCCACCCCATGGTGGAGGGCAGCACGGACACCAACTACTACAGCGGTGACGTGCTCGGCCCGACGGCGGCGCAGGTCGACTGGGTCCGGGAGCACCGGCCCGACGACGAGACGCTGGACGCCGCGGACGCCGTCGCGTCCGGCCGGGCACCCGCGCCGGAGCAGCGGCAGCACGAGCTGCGGCCCGACGAGGGGCCGGGGGCCGCCGAGCGGTCCGCCGGAGCCGCCTCGGTGGGCTCGGTGCGCGTGCTGGCGAGCGACGCGGCGGGCTCGAACCGTCCGGGGGTGACGGCATGACCCCCGACGGGCTCGTGATCTCGACCGGGGAGACGGTCCTGTTCTGGGTGGTCGCGCCGCTGATGGTGCTCGCCGCGCTGGGCC is a window of Promicromonospora sukumoe DNA encoding:
- the nuoE gene encoding NADH-quinone oxidoreductase subunit NuoE, whose protein sequence is MTADPQAATKTGYDGETLASLTADATAIMARYPDPRSGLLPMLHLVQSVDGYVSRDGILFCAEMLGITAAEVSAVATFYTQYKRHPNGTYTVGVCTNTLCAVMGGDAIFDELSDHLGVGHDETTDDGAITLERIECNAACDYAPVVMVNWEFFDNQTPETATALADQLRLGDDVVPTRGAASVCSFKQMSRVLAGFPDGRADEGTGAGEPTLAGLKIARERGWTAPEAQVEPAETGVSTGSTSEGSTSKSTGTAAGQTSPPVGTPGSSAERKPATSSDTQTGKDKKPGEDAK
- the nuoF gene encoding NADH-quinone oxidoreductase subunit NuoF; its protein translation is MNLTPVLTDTWDKDRSWRLATYERNGGYAGLKKALTMEPAALVQAVKDSGLRGRGGAGFPTGMKWGFLPPPDGGPRYLVVNADESEPGTCKDIPLMLASPQHLIEGVAITSFAIGCDHAFIYVRGEVLHVYRRLLNAVEEAYKAGYLGKNIQGSGFNLDVTVHAGAGAYICGEETALLDSLEGLRGQPRLKPPFPAVAGLYARPTVVNNVESIASVPGIVAQGADWFSSMGTEKSKGHGLFSLSGHVTRPGQYEAPLGITLRELLDMAGGVRAGHELKFWTPGGSSTPIFTQDHLDTPLDYESVGAAGSMLGTRALQIFDETVCVVRATSRWTDFYAHESCGKCTPCREGTYWLKQVLHRIESGEGQDGDLELLLDLCDNILGKAFCALGDGAVSPITSSIQLFRDEYQAHIDGHGCPFDPSASALFPYTPKTRTPGALTGAGAGGHR
- a CDS encoding NADH-quinone oxidoreductase subunit G, which gives rise to MTVTTNTSSTEAAPVELVTFTIDGTEVSVPKGTLIIRAAEQAGIQIPRFCDHPLLAPAGACRQCLVEVAMPDREGNVRPMPKPQASCTMTVAPGMVVKTQHTSAAADKAQQGVMELLLMNHPLDCPVCDKGGECPLQNQAMSNGRPETRFVDVKRTFPKPIALSTQILLDRERCVLCQRCTRFSEEIAGDAFIALQDRGAHQQIGRYDEDVLGFAGAESSTGPVDRPVGEATTDTSGRPFSSYYSGNTVQICPVGALTGAGYRFRSRPFDLVSSESIAEHDSCGSAIRIDHRRGQVLRRLSGEDPVVNEEWITDKDRFAFTWQTAPDRVTTPLVREDGELRPASWVEALEIAAAGLAAAREHGGVGVLPGGRLTVEDAYAWSRFARTALGTNDVDQRVRVHSAEEAAFLARAVAGSGVGVTFGDLEKAPAVLLVGLEAEEEAGITYLRLRKGARGKARTKVFSIAPYATRGLTRLDGTLLPAAPGTEAEWLTSLSTSLAGGLLPADAPSSDIDTSALAQPGAVILVGERLAGSPGAYTAALGLADATGARLAWVPRRAGERGGVEAGLLPDLLPGGRPVADAAARSQVGQAWGAELPATPGRDTAGILAALASGALGGAVLGGVELADLPDPAAARSALDATKERGGFVVSLEVRATEVTERADVVLPVAPPVERAGSYWNWEGRVRSFGAALESSALPDHRVLHVLAQQLGVDLQAASPAEAHLAIALVRGAWEGEQVTVQSDVLAAPPTVGPGQAVLATWRLQLDAGSGQDGEQFLAGTAKRPLARMSTATAAGFGVSDGAVVTVSTPHGSVTVPAAVTESMVDGVVWLPLASAGCRVHDALGASAGDLVTVTPEGDAR
- the nuoH gene encoding NADH-quinone oxidoreductase subunit NuoH, whose product is MNPVLLAEAAPGVAADFSQETIWASIVKAVLIVVFLLTSVLFAIWFERKVVARMQVRPGPNWHGPFGLLQSLADAMKLLLKEDMTVTRADRFVYLLAPMISVFCSLLVFAVIPFGPSLPFPWTDWTTPAQLTDFPVAVLYVLAAASLGVYGIVLGGWASGSTYPLLGSVRSTAQVISYELAMGLSLVSVFIMAGSMSTSQIVSSQSQIWWFIPLAPAFVIYVISMVGETNRLPFDLPEAEGELVSGYMTEYSSMKFAWFFLAEYINMLNVSAVCVTLFLGGWRAPVPDGFLGDALNQGWLPIIWFLVKLWAVMFFFVWVRGTLLRLRYDQFMVFGWKVLIPVALGWVVVLSVVQWLQRVQGMSFQQFVPVIIGVAVVFIAVMWFWPDKKEAPPGAGEDKEPVDAFAGGFPVPPLPGEKLPPSKRFGKEVSGE
- the nuoI gene encoding NADH-quinone oxidoreductase subunit NuoI; the encoded protein is MSKSESGEYQSLRPQPGPIGELFAPVAGFGVTLSSMFRPTVTEQYPREKVPTQRRFHGRHQLNRYADGLEKCIGCELCAWACPADAIYVEGASNAALPENAGLQVNADDSQGAHMSPGERYGGVYQINYLRCIFCGLCIEACPTRALTMTNDFELAGKTRAGMIYEKQDLLAPLSEGMLAAPHPMVEGSTDTNYYSGDVLGPTAAQVDWVREHRPDDETLDAADAVASGRAPAPEQRQHELRPDEGPGAAERSAGAASVGSVRVLASDAAGSNRPGVTA